Proteins found in one Panicum hallii strain FIL2 chromosome 4, PHallii_v3.1, whole genome shotgun sequence genomic segment:
- the LOC112890696 gene encoding calcium/calmodulin-regulated receptor-like kinase 2, whose translation MVDRTRAVLIGVTAGVAAAVLAAACMLVAIWLYRRRASDAARTRSLESSSATLRADGACCASLDSSVSVSVVSESVADWGHPPPAKRAAFWAWRGGTGHNVREPPPLTVSGIPKYHYKDLQKATSNFTTILGQGSFGPVYKAVMATGEVVAVKVLASDSRQGEREFQTEVALLSRLHHRNLVNLVGYCVEKGQRILIYEYMSNGSLARLLYGDNKRSLSWQERLQIAHDISHGIEYLHEGAVPPVIHRDLKSDNILLDHSMRAKVADFGLSKEEVYDGRKSGLKGTYGYMDPDYMSTNKLTKKSDVYSFGIILFELITAINPQQGLMDYINLAAIGGEGRVDWDEILDKDLLVGNIPEEVRILADVAYRCVNKSPRKRPWISEVTQAISRLRQRQLTKHDALTLPRSETRTVLRRIEYQHVELSDLTSMKELTPIRA comes from the exons ATGGTCGATAGAACGAGGGCCGTGCTCATCGGGGTCAccgccggcgtcgccgccgCGGTGCTCGCGGCGGCGTGCATGCTCGTCGCCATCTGGCTGTACCGCCGGCGGGCCAGCGACGCCGCCCGGACGCGGTCCCTGGAGTCGTCCTCGGCGACGCTGCGGGCCGACGGCGCCTGCTGCGCCAGCCTCGATTCCAGCGTCTCCGTCTCGGTGGTCTCCGAGAGCGTCGCTGACTGGGGCCATCCGCCGCCGGCAAAGCGCGCCGCGTTCTGGGCCTGGAGAGGCGGCACCGGCCACAACGTcagggagccgccgccgctgaccGTTTCCGGGATCCCAAAATACCACTACAA GGATCTGCAGAAGGCTACCAGCAACTTTACCACAATTCTGGGGCAAGGATCGTTCGGTCCTGTGTACAAGGCTGTAATGGCCACCGGTGAAGTGGTAGCTGTCAAGGTGCTCGCGAGTGATTCAAGGCAAGGGGAAAGAGAGTTCCAGACTGAG GTAGCATTGCTTAGCAGGCTGCATCATAGGAACCTTGTTAATTTGGTCGGGTATTGTGTGGAGAAAGGTCAGCGCATTCTGATTTACGAGTACATGAGCAATGGGAGTTTGGCAAGACTTTTGTACG GCGACAATAAACGGAGTTTGAGCTGGCAAGAAAGGCTGCAAATTGCCCATGATATCTCTCATGGGATTGAGTATCTGCATGAAGGG GCTGTTCCACCTGTTATTCACAGAGACCTAAAGTCTGATAATATACTTTTGGACCATTCAATGAGGGCCAAG GTTGCAGACTTTGGTCTATCAAAGGAGGAAGTATATGATGGAAGGAAGTCGGGCCTCAAGGGCACCTATGGATATATGGATCCTGACTACATGTCCACAAATAAGTTAACAAAGAAGAGTGATGTGTATAGTTTTGGCATTATACTTTTTGAACTGATAACAGCCATAAATCCGCAGCAAGGTCTGATGGATTACATTAATCTG GCAGCAATTGGAGGGGAGGGAAGGGTTGATTGGGATGAGATACTCGACAAGGACCTCCTAGTAGGGAACATCCCTGAAGAGGTCAGGATACTTGCTGATGTTGCCTACCGATGTGTTAACAAGAGTCCAAGGAAGCGCCCCTGGATATCAGAGGTCACGCAGGCCATCTCAAGGCTCAGGCAGCGCCAGCTGACAAAGCATGATGCTCTGACTTTGCCGAGGAGCGAGACTAGAACCGTCCTGAGGAGGATAGAGTACCAGCATGTCGAGCTGAGTGACCTTACCAGCATGAAAGAACTGACGCCCATAAGGGCATGA